AAGAGGCCGGCTGTGGCGGGGTCGGGCAGTCCGTGGGTAATCAGCAGGCGGAGGTTCTTCTTCGCGCCGATGATGCGGCGTGCGTCCTCGTCCGCTTCCGGCGCGATGATCACTTCGGTGAAGATGCGCGCGATTTCTTCCGCCGTCTCGCCGTCAAGCGGCCGGTTCGCGGCGATGATGCCGCCAAAGGCCGAAACAGGGTCGCAGGCCAGGGCCTTGCGGTAGGCGTCGGCCAGCGTCGCACCGGTCGCGACGCCGCAAGGGTTCGCGTGCTTGATGATCGCGATGGCGGGCGCGAGCTTGGGGTCGAATTCGCCGACCAGTTCGAAGGCCGCATCCGTGTCGTTGATGTTGTTGTAGGAAAGCTCCTTGCCCTGCAACTGTTCGGCATTCGACACGCCGGGGCGGTTCTCGCCCGTCACATAGAAGCTCGCCACCTGATGCGGGTTCTCGCCATAGCGGAGCGTCTGTTTCAGCGAGCCGCCAAAGGCGCGGTAGTCGGGTGCCGTCTCGCCGATGGCATTCGCGAACCAGTTGGAGATCGCCGCGTCGTAAGCCGCCGTCCGCGCATAGGCCTTCTGCGCGAGGCGTTTCCTGAGCACGAGCGAGGTGCCGCCCTTGCCGGTGATTTCCTCGATCACGGCGGCATAGTCCGCGCCGTCCACGATCACGCCGACATAGGCATGGTTCTTCGCCGCCGCGCGGATCATGGCCGGGCCGCCAATGTCGATATTCTCGACGCATTCGTCGTAAGCCGCACCCTTCGCTACCGTCGCCTCGAAGGGATAGAGATTGACGCAGAGAAGGTCGATGCCCGCGATCCCGTGTTCCTTCATCGCGGCGGCGTGCTCCGCGTCGTCGCGCACCGCCAGCAACCCGCCATGTACCTTCGGGTGCAGCGTCTTCACGCGCCCGTCCATCATCTCGGGAAAGCCCGTCAGGTCCGCCACGTCCTTCACCGGCAGCGCCGCGTCCTTGATCGCCTTCGCCGTGCCGCCGGTCGAGATCAGCTCAACGCCCGCCCCGTGCAGCGCGCGGGCAAAGTCGATCAGCCCGGTCTTGTCGGAGACGGAGAGGAGGGCGCGGCGGACGCGCTGGATATCGGCGGCTTCGGGGTGGGATTTGGAGGAGGTCATGGGGCGCGGGTTCCGGTCTGGCGGGCAGGGGAGGGATGGGCCGGGCGATAGCACGAAATGGCGGCAAGCGCCAAGCTGGCGTCGATGAATTGGCTCCCCCTCCATTACCTCAGAGGTCATCGAAATACCGGCGGCGGGCCGCTAGGCTCACCCATCCTCATCAACCTGCCGGAAAGAGCAAGCCCATGGACATCTCCTATCTCCCCTTCGCCAACCTTCTCGGGATCGAAATTGTCGAGGCAAAACCGGAGCTTGTGGTGGCGAGGCTCGCCGTCCGCAAGGAGCTTTGCACCATCCCGGACATCCTGCATGGCGGCGCCATCATGTCCTTCGCCGATACGGTGGGGGCGGTTGCGACCGTCCTCAACCTCCCCGAAGGCGCCTCCACCACGACCGTCGAGAGCAAGACCAATTTCCTCGCCCCTGTGCCGCTCGGCGACACCGCCATCGCCACCTGCGAGGCCTTCCACAAGGGCGGAAGGCTGATGGTCTGGCAGACGAAAATCACCAGAAACGACGGCCGCCTCTGCGCCGTCGTCACGCAGAGCCAGATGGTGCTGAAGCCCGAGAAGAAGGGCTAGACGTCACTCCCCCGCCGGAAATTCCAGCTCCGGCAGTTCGGGCACTTCCGCGTCCTCGCGTTTCGGGTGCCCGGCATTGCGGGTCGAAAGCCGCCGCCAGGCCCAGTTGACGCGCGCCTCGCCGCGGAAGACGCGGCCCGTCACGACGATCTGCTCGGCGCGGCGCGTCGTGTCGCCGGAGCCGAGATAGACGCTTTCCTCGATGTCGATTTCGCATTCGCCGCCGCCGGAGCGGGCGCGGAATTGCCAGCCATCGCCGTTCGGCAGCAGCACCAGCACATTGCTGCGGTCATGGGCGAGCGAAACGCGCGCATCGGGGTGGATGTGGAAGCGGATGGCGAAGTCCGGGTCTTCCGGCACCTTGTGCCAGTAGAGCGGGTTCCAGGGCTTCGGGCGGCGGCGCGCCTGGGCCGTTTCCAGCATGTCCTCGCCGCGCAGATCCTCGCCGGTCGCCGAGAGAAACAGGCGGCGGCGATGGATAAGGCCGAAAAGCCCCGCATAGCCGTCATGGCCGGTATCGAGCCAGACACCCGCCTCGTTCTCGTTGCGGCGGCTTTCGACCTCGACCGGGCCCTCCATCACGCGGGGGCCGAGCAGGGTGCGTGAGATTTTCCCTTTCAGCATCCGCGCCGAGGAGGTGTCGTTCAGCACCAGAGTCGAATGCGCGGCGGTGGCGCGGCTCGCCGCCTCCCAGTCGGGCCCGAGCACTTTCGTCGCGCCGCAATTCACGATCATGCGGTTGCGGCCGACGCTCATCTCGAATGAAAGGCAGCCTGCATGTGCCTCGTGGCTATAGGCGCCGGGCGGCGCGGTGCCGGTATCGGCGATCAGGTTCACGTTTCCCGCGGCGAGGCGCTGATAGCCGGAATGCGGCGCGAAGCCGAAGGGTTTCCCCTTCGTGTCGTCGCGGTCGAGCGCGGCATCGACCGCGCCTTCCGGCCCCTCGGTCGAGCCGTTGAAGAGTGCCAGCCTGCCGTCGCCATGGCGGAAGAAGCGCAGCATCGGCGTCATCCGGTCGATGGCGTCGCGCACCGGCTTCGGCACCTCGATGTTGCGCGCGGTCAGCGCATCGCGCAGCGACAGCAGATCGAGAAGGATCGAAAGCTGCGCCGAAGGGTTGCGGCTCACATGCCCGCCATCGGCGAGGATCTGCCGGTCGAGTTCGCGGCAGAGAAGCTGCACGCCTTTTGTCAGCCGCTTGTGGCCTTCCGACAGGCAGAGGCCGGAAAAGGCAAGACCCATCGCGGCCGTGATGCGCGGTTCGCCCGCCGGGGCAATGGCGGCGACGCGGGCGAGGTGGCGTGCCTGCCGCGCCATGTTGCGCAGGAGCGTCGAGCGATAGACCAGTTCGGTGCCGTCGATGATGAGCGCGCCGTTCGCGACCCATGAGATGAGCCGCCTTCCGATGACCTGCGGCCGCCACGCGACGGGATGCCAGTTGCCCTCGGTCGCGATCCAGTCGGCGACGAGCTTCTGCGCATATTGGCGTGCGGCGTCGCCATTGTTCGCTTCATGCGCGGTGGTGAAATGGCGCAGCCAGGAAAAGCCGTGCAGTTCCTCCGCCCATCTCTCGCTCGGCGGATCGGCGGCAAAGGGCGAGGAGCCGCCCGGCGCGCGCACTTGTCCGCCCGGCAGGAACCAGCGGCCCTGAAACAAGGCGTCGGCGGCGGAGGCGCGGCCCGGCCGCAGTTCCGGCGGATAAAGCACCATGTGGTCGGGCATCTGCCCGTGCAGCGTCTGGCCATAGGCCCAGGTGCTGAAGATGCGGGCGAGGGCGGCGTCGCGGGTGCG
Above is a window of Parvibaculum lavamentivorans DS-1 DNA encoding:
- the purH gene encoding bifunctional phosphoribosylaminoimidazolecarboxamide formyltransferase/IMP cyclohydrolase — encoded protein: MTSSKSHPEAADIQRVRRALLSVSDKTGLIDFARALHGAGVELISTGGTAKAIKDAALPVKDVADLTGFPEMMDGRVKTLHPKVHGGLLAVRDDAEHAAAMKEHGIAGIDLLCVNLYPFEATVAKGAAYDECVENIDIGGPAMIRAAAKNHAYVGVIVDGADYAAVIEEITGKGGTSLVLRKRLAQKAYARTAAYDAAISNWFANAIGETAPDYRAFGGSLKQTLRYGENPHQVASFYVTGENRPGVSNAEQLQGKELSYNNINDTDAAFELVGEFDPKLAPAIAIIKHANPCGVATGATLADAYRKALACDPVSAFGGIIAANRPLDGETAEEIARIFTEVIIAPEADEDARRIIGAKKNLRLLITHGLPDPATAGLFYKSVAGGLLVQSRDNGRVDTLDLKVVTKRAPTAQEMEDLKFAFRVCKHVKSNAIIYVKNGATVGIGAGQMSRVDSARIAARKAQDAAEAAGEKTPATIGSVVASDAFFPFADGLLSAAEAGATAVIQPGGSVRDDEVIAAADEKGLAMVMTGMRHFRH
- a CDS encoding PaaI family thioesterase, with protein sequence MDISYLPFANLLGIEIVEAKPELVVARLAVRKELCTIPDILHGGAIMSFADTVGAVATVLNLPEGASTTTVESKTNFLAPVPLGDTAIATCEAFHKGGRLMVWQTKITRNDGRLCAVVTQSQMVLKPEKKG
- a CDS encoding heparinase II/III family protein; translated protein: MIETRTGRDGRGAGPRTRPAPGNRAIDLAGAALIRTRDAALARIFSTWAYGQTLHGQMPDHMVLYPPELRPGRASAADALFQGRWFLPGGQVRAPGGSSPFAADPPSERWAEELHGFSWLRHFTTAHEANNGDAARQYAQKLVADWIATEGNWHPVAWRPQVIGRRLISWVANGALIIDGTELVYRSTLLRNMARQARHLARVAAIAPAGEPRITAAMGLAFSGLCLSEGHKRLTKGVQLLCRELDRQILADGGHVSRNPSAQLSILLDLLSLRDALTARNIEVPKPVRDAIDRMTPMLRFFRHGDGRLALFNGSTEGPEGAVDAALDRDDTKGKPFGFAPHSGYQRLAAGNVNLIADTGTAPPGAYSHEAHAGCLSFEMSVGRNRMIVNCGATKVLGPDWEAASRATAAHSTLVLNDTSSARMLKGKISRTLLGPRVMEGPVEVESRRNENEAGVWLDTGHDGYAGLFGLIHRRRLFLSATGEDLRGEDMLETAQARRRPKPWNPLYWHKVPEDPDFAIRFHIHPDARVSLAHDRSNVLVLLPNGDGWQFRARSGGGECEIDIEESVYLGSGDTTRRAEQIVVTGRVFRGEARVNWAWRRLSTRNAGHPKREDAEVPELPELEFPAGE